In the Theobroma cacao cultivar B97-61/B2 chromosome 1, Criollo_cocoa_genome_V2, whole genome shotgun sequence genome, one interval contains:
- the LOC18612606 gene encoding glutamate receptor 1.2: MMSEGYAWIVTSKGMNHWHLRDSSIVESMQGVLGFRSYTPASEELHNFTSRLRTKFFTEGPLEIQDMQLNILGLLAYDVAWSLKSAAERVAVKVSFNSNLDARSNSMDLDIYRTSMYGSMLLQEILRSNFKGLSGEFRFINGKLISNAFEIVNVISNGEKRVGFCTSTGKITREIYESNHRRQLPFTNNLESIIWPGGSSTIPQGRMLQTSGKILKIGVPLQVGYPQLVEVKRDPRTNATTFTGFCIDVFKAALEGLDYQLPYQFIAFEDPNGKRAGTYNELIYQVYLQKFDAVVWDTTITANRSLYVDFTTPYTDIGIGIVAPTENKDMWIFFKPLAPKLWLTIVGFHIITGFLIWLIESQSPRPSAESLPSQRNGFPFSILVGRWEQLRNNWSTFLAVVSLFVMFILSSSYTATLASMMTVQHIELNSKRSYIGYHVSSNITKGVLINNLNFEDDSLKPFNSIKEFANALSKGSKNGGVSAILDELPYIKIFLAEHSADYSLLKSLSTTNGFGFVLPKGSPLVPDISKEIARLRESGRLNMLENTWFKSKASLTSGDSAGNVRPLTPTNFGGLFLISGILSVVAFLIFQIPLLNKYWLAVRNWMINSVNVWRQVHQFGKENFSINIFRRIRTANSAATHPQV, from the exons ATGATGAGCGAGGGGTATGCTTGGATTGTGACTTCTAAGGGCATGAATCATTGGCATTTAAGAGACTCATCTATCGTTGAGTCAATGCAAGGCGTCCTTGGTTTTAGGTCTTATACTCCAGCATCGGAAGAGCTGCACAATTTTACTTCAAgattaagaacaaaattttttactgaGGGGCCCCTTGAGATTCAAGACATGCAGTTAAATATACTTGGTTTATTGGCCTACGATGTTGCCTGGAGTCTAAAAAGTGCAGCCGAAAGGGTAGCGGTGAAAGTTTCCTTTAACAGCAATCTAGATGCTCGTTCAAACTCAATGGATTTAGATATCTATAGAACATCAATGTATGGTTCAATGCTTCTCCAAGAGATACTGCGCAGTAACTTTAAGGGTTTAAGTGGTGAATTTCGATTCATCAATGGGAAGTTAATCTCAAATGCATTTGAGATAGTTAATGTGATAAGTAATGGGGAAAAAAGAGTTGGATTTTGTACTTCCACTGGCAAAATCACAAGGGAAATATACGAATCCAATCATAGAAGACAGCTGCCTTTCACCAACAATCTTGAATCGATAATCTGGCCCGGTGGGTCTTCTACCATTCCACAAGGTCGGATGTTGCAAACGAGTGGTAAAATCCTTAAAATTGGTGTGCCTTTACAAGTAGGGTATCCGCAATTGGTGGAGGTGAAACGTGATCCTCGCACCAATGCTACAACGTTCACTGGTTTCTGTATAGATGTTTTCAAAGCTGCCCTGGAGGGTTTAGACTATCAACTGCCATATCAATTCATCGCTTTCGAGGATCCTAACGGAAAGAGAGCTGGAACTTACAATGAGCTCATTTACCAAGTTTATCTCCAG AAATTTGACGCTGTTGTCTGGGACACAACGATCACAGCAAATAGATCCTTGTATGTAGATTTCACGACGCCATACACTGACATTGGCATCGGAATTGTGGCCCCAACCGAGAATAAAGACATGTGGATTTTCTTCAAACCACTTGCGCCAAAACTTTGGCTAACAATTGTTGGTTTTCACATCATAACCGGATTTCTCATTTGGCTAATTGAAAGTCAAAGTCCTCGTCCTAGCGCTGAAAGCTTACCGTCCCAACGAAATGGGTTCCCCTTCTCAATCCTAGTTGGTCGTT GGGAACAGTTGAGAAACAACTGGTCAACATTTTTAGCTGTTGTTTCGCTGTTCGTAATGTTTATATTAAGTTCCAGCTACACTGCCACGCTGGCTTCAATGATGACGGTCCAGCATATTGAATTGAACTCCAAGAGAAGTTACATTGGATACCATGTGAGTTCAAATATCACGAAAGGAGTTTTGATCAACAACCTAAATTTTGAAGACGATAGCCTTAAGCCATTTAATTCTATAAAAGAATTTGCTAATGCATTATCAAAAGGAAGCAAAAATGGTGGCGTCTCCGCTATCCTTGATGAGTTGCCATACATCAAGATATTTCTTGCAGAGCATTCTGCCGATTATTCCTTGCTCAAATCCTTGTCTACCACTAATGGTTTTGGCTTC GTTCTTCCTAAAGGTTCACCACTGGTTCCTGACATATCGAAGGAAATTGCAAGGCTGAGGGAAAGCGGGAGGCTTAATATGTTGGAAAATACATGGTTTAAAAGCAAAGCATCACTGACATCTGGGGATAGTGCAGGCAATGTGAGGCCTCTTACACCTACTAACTTTGGCGGGTTGTTTCTTATCAGCGGAATTCTTTCAGTTGTAGCATTTCTCATATTTCAAATACCTTTGCTCAACAAATATTGGCTTGCTGTGAGAAATTGGATGATAAACTCCGTCAATGTATGGAGGCAAGTTCATCAGTTTGGAAAAGAGAATTTCtccataaatatttttagaagGATTAGGACGGCAAATTCTGCTGCAACGCATCCGCAGGTGTAA
- the LOC108661348 gene encoding glutamate receptor 1.2-like — protein MEMKRKNQNLLLFVIIYLTICLENLSAKPVLTNKTGNEMVYEVHVGVILDMGSLEGKILQSCISMAISDFYSGHHYYKTRLVLHTRDSKGETLNALSAALNLLEDAKVGAILGAQTSWEAKFLAEFGDKYKIPVISFSTPSSFPISTRSPYFVQIAHDQTSQVKGVAALIEIYKWRNVILIHEENDGLNLDDTISYMAAFFEEKNIRIAFMSAIAASSEDDQIIEQLHELRTLQTTVFIVHLS, from the exons ATGGAGATGAAGAGGAAGAACCAAAATTTGCTTTTATTTGTCATCATCTATCTAACCATCTgtcttgaaaacttgagtGCCAAACCAGTACTTACTAACAAGACGGGAAATGAAATGGTTTATGAGGTTCATGTCGGAGTCATCCTCGATATGGGGTCGTTGGAGGGAAAAATTCTTCAAAGTTGCATTTCCATGGCAATTTCTGACTTTTACAGTGGGCATCATTACTATAAAACAAGGCTAGTTCTCCACACAAGGGACTCCAAGGGAGAAACTCTCAACGCTCTCTCAGCAG CTCTTAATCTCTTGGAAGATGCCAAAGTGGGAGCAATCCTTGGTGCACAAACATCATGGGAAGCAAAGTTTCTGGCTGAGTTTGGGGACAagtataaaatcccagtgattTCATTTTCCACACCTAGTTCCTTTCCGATCTCAACCAGGTCTCCTTACTTTGTTCAAATTGCACATGACCAAACCTCACAAGTTAAAGGTGTCGCAGCTCTTATTGAAATATACAAATGGAGGAATGTCATCCTTATCCATGAGGAGAACGATGGCCTGAATCTTGATGATACCATATCTTACATGGCTGCTTTCtttgaagagaaaaacatACGCATTGCATTTATGAGTGCAATTGCTGCATCATCTGAAGATGATCAAATCATTGAACAACTTCATGAGCTCAGGACATTGCAAACTACAGTATTCATTGTGCATTTGTCT